One region of Megalopta genalis isolate 19385.01 chromosome 15, iyMegGena1_principal, whole genome shotgun sequence genomic DNA includes:
- the LOC143260628 gene encoding uncharacterized protein LOC143260628 translates to MEAAKAFFTERGSVKARLTIFKRFLESESANADLMALEKRVRANESLYELFNNVQTRIECAVIGTPYEEAQIAERESFENDYYSIMSKAETLLLKARENSVTATNSDLEIGLSRLGEVEEVVNAEVGNAEVGNAEVGNAEVGDAEVGNAEVNGKDHDPCEQHFVENTRRDEQGRSIVAIPFNDRTHELGESRPQAERGLLDLERKFRKQPDLQAQYKEFLREYENLGHMSRLDPKDIGGVSGSYYLPHHAVMEGNSTTTKLRVVFDGSAKTASGVPLNDTQMVGPPTQDELLDILLRFRKHGIVVSADVAKMYRQIAVRGEDRSYQGILWRFSEHDVIGRYSLNTITYGTAFASYLATRVLQQIGKYCAHSLPDVSEVIRSDFYVDDLLTCETCEQALVKLTTSVRPVHPVLKLIEGQSCYSKLLRILAYVLRFCSKSQRTDKASRSKCQGSPSITELSSAERIVIRVTQNHHFSVEMRQLGARQPLDRTSSLLSLNPFVDELGIIRVGGRLRNAPIAFSRKHPILIPSSSPLAVLIIRREHLRLLHAGCQQTLASLHANYWIPSGGRITRKVVRSCMRCFRTKPGAAQPQMGNLPADRVTPFSTCGVDYAGPFLVVDSGRSRTSRKAYLCLFVCFVTKAVHLELAVDLTTDSFLNGLRRFTARRGMCRVIHSDNGTNFIGARNELRDLGHFLASPAHNDKVKGALAQNKIQWQLIPPRAPHFGGLWERAVRSVKTHLRRVRGEQRLTFEEMCTVLTQVEACLNSRPFHPLSSDPSDLNPLSPGHFLVGEALTALPHVHLLDTPRNRLNRFQLLQQMVQHFWKRWHEEYLHGLQQRRKWRQGCAVVPKVGDMVLIKEDNLPPLKWALGRVVELHPGQDGICRVSTIRTTRGMLKRPASKICVLPIED, encoded by the coding sequence ATGGAGGCAGCAAAGGCATTCTTTACTGAGCGCGGGTCTGTGAAGGCCAGGCTCACCATATTTAAAAGGTTTCTCGAGTCCGAGAGCGCGAACGCGGATCTAATGGCCCTCGAAAAACGCGTAAGAGCAAATGAGAGCCTGTACGAACTTTTCAATAACGTCCAGACTCGAATAGAATGCGCCGTCATAGGTACCCCGTACGAGGAAGCGCAGATTGCCGAGCGCGAGTCCTTTGAAAACGATTACTACTCGATCATGTCCAAGGCTGAGACACTCCTTTTGAAAGCCCGCGAAAACTCAGTCACTGCGACGAACTCCGATTTGGAAATCGGTCTATCTCGGCTCGGGGAGGTCGAAGAGGTCGTTAACGCGGAGGTCGGTAACGCGGAGGTCGGTAACGCGGAGGTCGGTAACGCGGAGGTCGGTGACGCGGAGGTCGGTAACGCGGAGGTCAATGGCAAAGACCACGATCCGTGCGAACAGCACTTTGTTGAAAATACTAGGCGCGACGAGCAGGGGCGATCCATCGTAGCGATCCCGTTCAACGATAGGACTCATGAATTGGGAGAGTCTCGTCCTCAGGCGGAACGTGGGCTTCTGGATTTAGAACGCAAATTCAGGAAGCAGCCCGACCTCCAAGCGCAGTATAAGGAGTTCCTTCGCGAGTATGAAAATCTGGGCCATATGTCAAGATTGGATCCGAAGGACATAGGAGGGGTCAGCGGTAGCTATTACCTGCCTCATCATGCAGTGATGGAAGGCAATAGCACGACCACCAAACTTCGGGTCGTCTTTGATGGCTCAGCGAAAACCGCGTCGGGCGTGCCGTTGAATGATACACAAATGGTAGGCCCCCCCACACAGGATGAGCTGTTAGACATCCTGCTGCGATTTCGTAAACATGGCATTGTTGTGTCCGCGGATGTTGCTAAAATGTATCGGCAGATCGCGGTTAGAGGGGAAGACCGAAGCTACCAAGGCATCCTGTGGCGTTTTTCGGAACACGATGTAATAGGGAGGTACAGTCTCAACACCATCACCTACGGCACCGCGTTCGCTTCCTACTTGGCCACTCGGGTCCTTCAGCAGATCGGGAAATATTGCGCGCACTCGCTGCCGGATGTTAGCGAAGTCATCCGGAGCGACTTCTATGTCGACGATCTGCTGACTTGCGAAACTTGTGAGCAGGCGTTAGTTAAATTGACAACCTCGGTTAGACCGGTGCACCCAGTCTTGAAACTGATTGAAGGGCAGTCATGCTACAGCAAATTGTTACGAATCCTAGCATACGTTCTTAGATTTTGCTCCAAGAGTCAACGGACGGATAAGGCTTCGCGAAGCAAGTGTCAGGGTTCCCCGTCAATCACGGAACTTTCTTCAGCCGAACGAATTGTAATCAGGGTCACGCAAAACCATCACTTTAGCGTCGAAATGAGGCAGCTAGGAGCTAGGCAGCCGTTAGATCGAACAAGCTCGTTATTGTCCCTAAACCCCTTCGTGGACGAGCTCGGGATCATTAGGGTGGGCGGCCGCCTGCGGAATGCTCCGATAGCCTTCTCGCGAAAACATCCGATCTTAATACCAAGTTCCAGTCCTCTGGCAGTCCTGATAATTCGGCGCGAGCATCTCCGATTGTTGCATGCCGGTTGCCAACAAACTCTCGCATCTCTTCACGCGAACTATTGGATTCCATCAGGCGGACGAATCACGCGGAAGGTTGTGCGTAGTTGCATGAGATGCTTCCGGACGAAGCCTGGCGCCGCGCAACCCCAAATGGGTAATTTACCAGCCGATCGCGTTACTCCTTTTTCTACGTGCGGCGTGGACTATGCCGGCCCGTTTCTAGTAGTGGACAGCGGGCGCTCTCGAACTAGTAGAAAGGCCTATCTGTGCCTGTTTGTTTGCTTTGTGACCAAGGCAGTTCACTTGGAGTTGGCAGTGGATTTGACCACTGATTCATTTCTGAACGGCCTACGTAGATTCACTGCGCGACGAGGAATGTGTCGTGTCATACACTCGGACAATGGCACGAATTTTATTGGAGCGCGAAATGAGTTAAGGGACCTGGGTCACTTTCTGGCATCCCCCGCTCACAACGACAAGGTTAAAGGGGCATTGGCTCAAAACAAGATCCAATGGCAGCTGATCCCCCCACGCGCGCCGCATTTTGGCGGATTGTGGGAGCGGGCGGTCCGTTCCGTCAAGACGCACCTGAGACGTGTGAGAGGCGAGCAGAGGCTCACATTTGAGGAGATGTGTACAGTACTAACACAGGTTGAAGCCTGTCTTAACTCCCGTCCCTTCCATCCTTTGTCGTCCGATCCTTCTGACCTGAACCCACTGTCGCCTGGTCACTTCTTGGTGGGAGAGGCGTTGACGGCATTGCCTCATGTCCATCTCCTGGACACCCCGCGAAACCGGCTGAATAGGTTTCAGTTGTTACAGCAGATGGTTCAGCACTTCTGGAAGCGCTGGCACGAGGAATACCTGCATGGGCTCCAACAGCGTCGGAAATGGAGACAAGGATGCGCTGTTGTTCCCAAGGTCGGGGACATGGTCCTTATCAAGGAGGACAACCTTCCACCCCTGAAGTGGGCATTGGGACGCGTGGTTGAGCTGCATCCGGGCCAGGATGGCATCTGCAGAGTGTCCACCATTCGCACTACCCGTGGAATGCTCAAGAGACCAGCGTCTAAAATTTGTGTGCTGCCCATAGAAGACTAA